Part of the Leucobacter insecticola genome is shown below.
TGCATGCTGCAGGTGCAGGGACGCAATCTGCTGGTGTCCGAACACATTCACGCCGAGCACGCGTTGATCCTGCAGCGAATCGCAGAGAACGACCCCGACGGAGTGGCTGCGGTGCTCGACGACCATCTCACCCGTGCTCGGGATCGCCTCTCGGCGGTGCTAGCGGGAGGCGACTGAGCAATCCTCTCGTCGGGTGACTCCGCGTCGCAGAGTACGGTTGTATCGACATGAGTGACGGAGACCACATGAACCTCGGCCAGCTGCTCGACGACTATCAAGGTCGGGATCAGGATCCTGGCGAGCTCGGCACCCCCGACGGTGTCTTCGCCGCCTTCGAGGAGTGGGCGTGGGAAGCGAAAGCGCTGCGCCTGTACCCCGCCCAGGAGGAGGCCGTTCTCGGCATCGCGCTCGGCAGCAACGTGATTCTCGCCACGCCCACCGGCACCGGCAAGTCGCTCGTCGCGCTCGGCGCACACTTCACCGCGGTCGCGGCAGGCCAGCGCACCGTCTACACAGCGCCCATCAAGGCCCTCGTCAGCGAGAAGTTTTTCGACCTTGTCGATGTGTTTGGTGCCGAGCGGGTCGGTATGGTCACGGGCGATACGTCCATCAACCCCGAAGCTCCGATCCTGTGCTGCACGGCAGAAATTCTTGCGAACCTCGCGATTCGTGACCCGGAGGCCGGCGGCATCACCCAGGTCGTGATGGACGAATTCCACTTCTATGCCGAACCCGAAAGGGGATGGGCCTGGCAGGTTCCACTGCTGCTCATGCGCAACGCGCAGTTCCTCCTTATGTCGGCGACCCTCGGTGACGTTACCGACCTTGCGGCAGACCTCAGTCGTCGTACGGGCCGCGATACCGCGCTCGTCACCGGTGTTGAGCGGCCCGTCCCACTGCACTTCGAGTACCGGACCGCGCACGCCCACGAGGTCGTCGAAGCGCTCCTCGAGGATCGCCAGGTCCCCGCCTACCTCGTGCATTTCAACCAGTCGCACGCCATCGAGCAGGCGCAAGCACTCGCAAGCATCCGCATCGTGGATCGCGCAGGCCGCGACGAGATTGCCGAGGCGATCGGCGAGTTCAAATTTTCAACCGGATTCGGCAATACACTTTCTCGTCTCGTGCGATCCGGCATCGGCGTGCACCACGCGGGCATGCTGCCCCGCTATCGTCGCCTCGTTGAACAACTCGCCCAGCGCGGCCTGCTTCGTGTCATCTGCGGCACCGACACGCTCGGCGTCGGCATCAATGTGCCGATCCGCACGGTCGTGTTGACCGCCCTCACCAAGTTCGACGGCGAAAAGATGCGGCGGCTTTCCGCCCGCGAGTTCCATCAGATCGCGGGCCGTGCCGGCCGCGCCGGATTCGACACCGAGGGCGACGTGATCGCGCTCGCCCCCGAACACGAGATCGAAAACGCGAAGGCGACCGCCAAGGCCGAAGCGAAGGCGGGCGGCGGCAAGAAAGCGAAGCCTGTCAAAAAGAAGTCGGCCCCGCAGGGGTTCGTGGCCTGGTCTGAGGCGACGCTCGACAAACTCGTCGCTTCGCAGCCCGAGGCTCTCGTGAGTCGCATGCGCGTCACGCACGCGATGGTCCTCGGCGTGATCGGGCGCGGCGAACACCGCGAGGGGGAAGCCCTCGACACCATGCGGACGCTGGTTTTTGACACCCACGAGCCGCGCGCCACCCAGTTTGCACACGCCCGCAAAGCGATCGAGATCTTTCGCACGCTCCGCAACGGCGGCATCGTCGAGGTGCATGAAGATGCGCGCGGGCATCGCCTGCTCCGACTCACCGTCGAGCTGCAGGCGAACTTCGCACTGAATCAGCCGCTATCGCCGTTCGCGCTCGCCGCAATCGAGCTCCTCGATCCCGAGTCCGAGAGCTACCCGCTCGATGTCATCTCAATTATCGAAGCGACCCTTGAGGACCCGCGCGCGATCCTGCGGGCACAAGAACACAAGGCGCGGGGCGAAGCGGTCGCCGCAATGAAGGCTGATGGGGTCGAGTATGAGGAACGGATGGAACTGCTCGAAGCGGTGACCCATCCGATGCCGCTGAAAGAACTGCTCGACGAGGCGTTTCATGAGTATCTGAAGGAAGTGCCGTGGGCACGCGACTACGAGCTGCGACCGAAGTCGGTGGTGCGTGACAT
Proteins encoded:
- a CDS encoding DEAD/DEAH box helicase produces the protein MNLGQLLDDYQGRDQDPGELGTPDGVFAAFEEWAWEAKALRLYPAQEEAVLGIALGSNVILATPTGTGKSLVALGAHFTAVAAGQRTVYTAPIKALVSEKFFDLVDVFGAERVGMVTGDTSINPEAPILCCTAEILANLAIRDPEAGGITQVVMDEFHFYAEPERGWAWQVPLLLMRNAQFLLMSATLGDVTDLAADLSRRTGRDTALVTGVERPVPLHFEYRTAHAHEVVEALLEDRQVPAYLVHFNQSHAIEQAQALASIRIVDRAGRDEIAEAIGEFKFSTGFGNTLSRLVRSGIGVHHAGMLPRYRRLVEQLAQRGLLRVICGTDTLGVGINVPIRTVVLTALTKFDGEKMRRLSAREFHQIAGRAGRAGFDTEGDVIALAPEHEIENAKATAKAEAKAGGGKKAKPVKKKSAPQGFVAWSEATLDKLVASQPEALVSRMRVTHAMVLGVIGRGEHREGEALDTMRTLVFDTHEPRATQFAHARKAIEIFRTLRNGGIVEVHEDARGHRLLRLTVELQANFALNQPLSPFALAAIELLDPESESYPLDVISIIEATLEDPRAILRAQEHKARGEAVAAMKADGVEYEERMELLEAVTHPMPLKELLDEAFHEYLKEVPWARDYELRPKSVVRDMIERAFGFRDVVSFYQLSRAEGGVLRYLSDAYRAIERTVPEQAKTPELEELIDWLGELVRQVDSSLIDEWEELASPDPEAHRAARGGEHGGDRIDVPSPARSVLANQRAFTVMLRNSLFRRVQAAAFERYDVLAELESAHATGPGGFNEQRWRDALAGYFTEYDEILVTADARAERLLDIDRGAEAVAAGVWRFRQVLLDPAGDHDWGIEGTVDLAASEAEGEPVVRVERVGPFRD